The Desulfoscipio gibsoniae DSM 7213 genome contains a region encoding:
- a CDS encoding ADP-ribosylglycohydrolase family protein, translating into MIGAIIGDIVGSVYEWNNIKTKNFPLFNSECFFTDDTVMTLAIAEGLMNGGGAEDFIAAIKKYGRLYPDSGYGGRFGSWLFSDDILMEFRKKTRKKLCLLRNRAYLMYIGKLNQE; encoded by the coding sequence ATGATTGGTGCTATTATTGGAGATATAGTAGGTTCGGTTTATGAGTGGAACAATATAAAGACCAAAAATTTTCCTCTATTCAACTCCGAATGTTTTTTTACTGATGATACGGTGATGACACTGGCAATAGCAGAAGGATTGATGAATGGCGGCGGTGCTGAAGATTTCATTGCCGCCATAAAAAAATATGGCCGTCTATACCCTGACTCAGGATATGGCGGACGTTTTGGCAGTTGGCTGTTTTCCGACGACATTCTTATGGAATTCCGCAAGAAAACAAGGAAAAAGCTTTGTTTATTGAGGAACAGGGCATACTTAATGTATATAGGCAAACTTAATCAAGAATAA